The following proteins are encoded in a genomic region of Paraburkholderia sp. BL23I1N1:
- a CDS encoding acyl-CoA thioesterase — MTNLLQLPQKHCALRVVPQPSDANVHGDVFGGWIMAQVDIAGSIPASRRANGRVATIAVNSFVFKQPVFVGDLLSFYADIVKTGNTSVTVAVEVYAQRMSLTEDVVKVTEATLTYVATDSDRRPRALPVLD; from the coding sequence ATGACCAATCTCCTTCAACTTCCGCAAAAGCATTGCGCACTGCGCGTCGTGCCGCAACCGTCGGACGCGAATGTCCACGGCGACGTGTTCGGCGGCTGGATCATGGCGCAAGTGGATATCGCCGGTTCGATTCCGGCAAGCCGCCGTGCCAATGGGCGGGTGGCGACCATTGCGGTCAATTCGTTCGTCTTCAAGCAGCCCGTGTTCGTCGGCGATCTGCTGAGTTTTTACGCGGATATCGTCAAGACCGGCAACACGTCGGTCACGGTGGCGGTCGAGGTTTACGCGCAACGCATGAGCCTGACCGAAGACGTCGTGAAGGTCACCGAGGCGACCCTGACCTACGTCGCAACCGATAGCGACCGCCGCCCGCGCGCGCTGCCGGTACTGGACTGA
- the murU gene encoding N-acetylmuramate alpha-1-phosphate uridylyltransferase MurU yields the protein MTMSLKKAMIFAAGRGERMRPLTDTCPKPLLEVGGKPLIVWQIERLARAGLQTIVINHAWLGERIEAALGDGSRWGVQLRYSAEHEALETAGGIVQALPLLEDKGESEVFVAVSGDVYADFDYAALTTRAEALAALTMPGMHLVMVPNPAFHPNGDFGLVDGTLSLDAQPRFTFGNIGLYDTRMFRDLPRGTRRALTPYYRETIARGLASGELYEGLWENVGTPAQLQALDQRLSER from the coding sequence ATGACGATGTCTCTGAAGAAAGCGATGATTTTCGCCGCCGGGCGCGGCGAGCGCATGCGTCCGTTGACCGACACGTGCCCGAAGCCTTTGCTCGAAGTGGGCGGCAAGCCGTTGATCGTGTGGCAGATCGAACGCCTCGCGCGCGCCGGCTTGCAAACCATTGTGATCAACCATGCGTGGCTCGGCGAGCGGATCGAAGCCGCGCTCGGCGACGGTTCGCGCTGGGGCGTGCAACTGCGCTACTCGGCCGAGCATGAAGCGCTGGAGACGGCGGGTGGAATCGTGCAGGCACTGCCGTTGCTCGAAGACAAGGGCGAGAGCGAAGTATTCGTCGCGGTCAGTGGCGACGTCTACGCGGATTTCGATTACGCGGCGCTGACCACGCGCGCCGAAGCACTGGCAGCGCTAACCATGCCCGGCATGCATCTGGTGATGGTGCCGAACCCGGCGTTTCATCCGAACGGCGACTTCGGGTTGGTCGATGGAACGCTGTCGCTCGATGCGCAACCGCGCTTCACATTCGGCAACATCGGTCTCTACGACACGCGCATGTTCCGCGATCTGCCGCGCGGCACGCGGCGCGCGCTCACGCCTTACTATCGCGAGACGATTGCGCGTGGTCTCGCGAGCGGCGAGTTGTACGAAGGCTTGTGGGAAAACGTCGGCACACCGGCGCAATTACAGGCGTTGGATCAGCGTTTGAGCGAACGCTGA
- a CDS encoding ABC transporter ATP-binding protein/permease — protein MRRTPSSEPSPISTQPRNDWQTILSLLPYLATYKWRVGFALSCLIGAKVANLGVPIVMKRIVDSLASVQHLTALGRAHDSPGIVLLGGIGLLVVAYAVVRLSTSLFTELREILFSKVTESAVRQLALKVFRHLHALSLRFHLERQTGGMSRDIERGTRGITQLISYSLYSILPTLVEVGLVLGFFVVKYEAYYAIVTFIALAVYITFTVKVTEWRTHFRRTMNDLDSKANSRAIDSLLNYETVKYFGNEEWEAHRYDENLKRYRTAAIKSQRSLSALNFGQQAIIGTGLVFILWRATEGVMAGRLTLGDLVLINTFMLQLYIPLNFLGVVYRELKQSLTDMDRMFTLLGAAQEVPDMPDAPALRVSGAQVRFESVNFSYEPARQILHDVSFTIPAGSTTAVVGHSGSGKSTLARLIFRFYDLDRATGGAITIDGQDIRDVTQDSLRASIGIVPQDTVLFNDSIYYNIAYGRPSATREEVIAAARAAHIHDFIEGLPKGYETPVGERGLKLSGGEKQRVAIARTILKNPPILLFDEATSALDSRSERAIQHELDQIARERTTLIIAHRLSTVVHAQQIIVMDKGRIVERGTHAELLQANGLFAQMWALQQQRAAEASESAETVDSGR, from the coding sequence ATGCGCCGCACGCCCTCGTCCGAACCTTCCCCGATCTCCACCCAGCCGCGCAATGACTGGCAAACGATCCTGTCGCTGCTGCCCTACCTTGCCACCTATAAATGGCGCGTCGGCTTTGCGCTGAGCTGCCTGATCGGCGCGAAGGTCGCCAATCTCGGCGTACCGATCGTGATGAAACGGATCGTCGACAGCCTCGCTTCGGTGCAGCATCTCACCGCGCTCGGCCGCGCGCACGATTCGCCTGGCATCGTGCTGCTGGGCGGCATCGGTTTGCTGGTGGTCGCCTATGCCGTGGTGCGGCTGTCCACCTCGCTGTTTACCGAGCTGCGCGAGATCCTGTTTTCGAAGGTGACCGAAAGCGCGGTACGCCAACTCGCGCTGAAAGTGTTCCGCCATTTGCACGCGCTGTCATTGCGCTTCCATCTTGAGCGGCAGACGGGCGGCATGTCGCGCGATATCGAACGCGGCACGCGCGGCATCACGCAACTGATTTCGTATTCGCTGTACAGCATCCTGCCGACGCTGGTTGAAGTCGGGCTCGTGCTGGGATTCTTTGTCGTCAAATATGAGGCGTACTACGCGATCGTCACGTTCATTGCGCTCGCCGTGTACATCACGTTCACCGTGAAAGTCACCGAATGGCGCACGCATTTTCGCCGTACGATGAACGATCTCGATTCAAAGGCGAATTCGCGCGCGATCGATTCGCTGCTCAACTACGAGACCGTGAAGTACTTCGGCAACGAAGAGTGGGAAGCGCACCGTTACGACGAAAATCTCAAGCGCTATCGCACGGCCGCGATCAAATCGCAGCGTTCGCTGTCGGCGCTGAACTTCGGGCAGCAGGCGATCATCGGCACGGGTCTCGTGTTCATTCTGTGGCGCGCAACCGAAGGCGTGATGGCCGGGCGCCTCACGCTCGGCGATCTGGTGCTGATCAACACGTTCATGTTGCAGCTCTATATACCGCTGAATTTTCTCGGCGTCGTGTATCGCGAATTGAAGCAAAGCCTCACTGATATGGACCGCATGTTCACACTGCTCGGCGCGGCCCAGGAAGTACCCGATATGCCGGACGCGCCCGCGCTGCGGGTGAGCGGTGCGCAGGTGCGCTTCGAGAGTGTGAACTTTTCGTATGAGCCGGCGCGGCAGATTCTGCACGACGTGAGCTTCACGATTCCGGCGGGCAGCACTACGGCAGTGGTCGGCCATAGCGGGTCGGGCAAATCGACGCTCGCGCGGTTGATATTCCGCTTCTACGATCTGGATCGCGCAACGGGCGGTGCGATCACCATCGACGGTCAGGATATTCGCGACGTCACGCAGGATTCGTTGCGTGCCTCGATCGGCATCGTGCCGCAGGATACCGTGCTGTTCAACGATTCGATCTACTACAACATCGCTTACGGCCGCCCGTCGGCGACGCGCGAGGAAGTCATCGCGGCGGCGCGTGCAGCGCATATTCACGACTTCATCGAAGGGCTGCCGAAGGGGTACGAGACACCGGTCGGCGAGCGTGGCCTGAAGTTGTCCGGCGGTGAAAAACAACGCGTTGCGATTGCGCGGACCATCCTCAAGAATCCGCCGATCCTGCTGTTCGACGAAGCGACTTCGGCACTCGATTCCCGTTCGGAGCGCGCGATCCAGCATGAGCTCGATCAGATCGCCCGCGAGCGCACGACGCTGATCATCGCGCACCGGCTTTCGACGGTGGTGCACGCACAGCAGATCATCGTGATGGACAAGGGGCGCATCGTCGAGCGCGGGACGCATGCTGAGTTGCTGCAGGCGAACGGATTGTTCGCGCAGATGTGGGCGTTGCAGCAGCAACGTGCCGCGGAGGCGTCGGAGTCGGCGGAAACGGTGGATAGCGGGCGCTGA
- a CDS encoding DUF4148 domain-containing protein, translated as MTTSPTKKWAVLLASVVLSVASVAAAFAQSGASAPAGDEANAAMAAKPSAASKAAAKAQRKAARKEARAKKNAELKQLESNGYNPSRNDPNYPTDLQNAQKKAGIGAAASQ; from the coding sequence ATGACGACTTCACCGACAAAAAAATGGGCTGTGCTGCTGGCATCGGTTGTACTGAGCGTGGCTTCTGTTGCAGCGGCGTTCGCGCAAAGCGGCGCAAGTGCGCCGGCGGGCGATGAAGCCAATGCCGCCATGGCCGCCAAGCCGTCGGCCGCATCCAAGGCAGCCGCCAAGGCGCAACGCAAGGCCGCCCGCAAGGAAGCGCGCGCGAAAAAGAACGCCGAGCTGAAGCAACTGGAGAGCAACGGGTATAACCCGTCGCGTAACGATCCGAACTATCCGACGGACCTCCAGAACGCGCAGAAGAAGGCAGGGATAGGCGCTGCGGCGAGTCAGTAA